The following proteins come from a genomic window of Malus domestica chromosome 02, GDT2T_hap1:
- the LOC103454085 gene encoding auxin-responsive protein SAUR50-like: MAISKKSNKLPQTAALMQILKRCSSFGKKNGYNNEGGLPDDVPKGHFAVYVGENRSRYIIPISWLGHPEFQTLLQRSEEEFGFNHDMGLTIPCEEVVFRSLIHQIY, encoded by the coding sequence ATGGCTATCAGCAAAAAATCAAACAAGCTACCTCAAACAGCAGCTTTGATGCAAATTCTGAAGAGATGCTCAAGTTTTGGGAAGAAAAATGGGTACAACAATGAAGGTGGTCTTCCAGATGATGTGCCAAAAGGGCATTTTGCAGTGTATGTTGGTGAAAACAGAAGCAGATACATCATCCCAATTTCATGGCTGGGGCATCCAGAGTTTCAAACTCTTCTTCAAAGATCTGAGGAGGAGTTTGGATTTAACCACGACATGGGTTTAACTATTCCTTGCGAAGAAGTTGTTTTTCGATCTCTAATCCACCAAATTTATTGA